A stretch of the Carassius auratus strain Wakin unplaced genomic scaffold, ASM336829v1 scaf_tig00033710, whole genome shotgun sequence genome encodes the following:
- the LOC113081300 gene encoding uncharacterized protein LOC113081300 isoform X1: MIYLPLSSSLKDVLESLKKNSQQLINKAEWEWDDTIRDIFDGDVMREHIQNKTTGRWDLTLLWNCDGIPVFESSQCSLWPIQVTINELPPAMGKEHILLSSLWFGKSKPVIETFLKPFVEEMEVLKETGLQWIDGDEIRTSRAFAVVSACDAVARPMLKDSTQFNGKYGCDWCLHPGERVEKGNGFVNTYPYDDSPVEKRQPQQWEEDAVKASQEGSPVRGVKGISPLLFLPFFNIITGFVPEYMHAVLLGVVRQFMTLWFDSSYHCKPWYIGTRKQVISSRLLSLKPPKEVTRTPSSLDKIRFWKASEFKNWLLYYSFAVLQGVLPSQYLNHWLLLVYAMHVLLMNNISRQAIQKADLALHKFVIQVAPLYGREHISFNVHQLTHLADTVKLWGPLWCISAFAFESNNHNLMMYFHGTQCVPEQICRTFLLWRYIFRQTITEQNSLVFRYCRRLTGMRQVKNLLILNNLHLFGTPKFQPLSPSQLAAINRTFHIIVLRPLQFFKRFLHDGILYTSDTYTKMRKRINSTAMLQDGSFLRIQHLVLLRGHCGCGFSDCSCASMPLILGRPLKKQTKAPFTDRQLNFSIDFVTEVTESLETIAVPVSSLKNKCVFIKIREKRYVIPIVNTIETD, translated from the coding sequence ATGATCTATTTGCCATTGTCTTCCTCATTGAAAGATGTCCTTGAAAGTCTGAAAAAGAACTCCCAACAGCTAATAAACAAAGCTGAATGGGAATGGGATGACACAATACGTGACATTTTTGATGGTGACGTCATGAGAGAGCACATTCAGAACAAAACAACTGGCCGGTGGGATTTGACTTTACTGTGGAATTGTGATGGAATTCCCGTATTTGAATCATCTCAGTGTTCCCTCTGGCCAATACAAGTAACTATCAATGAGCTGCCACCAGCTATGGGAAAAGAACATATCCTGCTGTCATCACTATGGTTTGGCAAGTCAAAGCCAGTCATTGAGACCTTTTTAAAGCCATTTGTTGAAGAGATGGAAGTTTTAAAAGAGACTGGACTACAGTGGATCGATGGTGATGAGATTCGCACTAGTAGAGCCTTTGCAGTTGTAAGTGCTTGTGATGCGGTTGCAAGACCAATGCTAAAAGACAGCACACAGTTTAATGGCAAGTATGGATGTGACTGGTGTCTTCACCCTGGTGAGCGTGTAGAAAAGGGAAATGGCTTTGTGAACACCTACCCTTATGATGATTCCCCTGTAGAAAAAAGGCAACCCCAACAATGGGAAGAGGATGCAGTCAAGGCCTCACAAGAAGGCTCTCCTGTGAGGGGAGTAAAAGGAATATCCCCACTTCTGTTTCTGCCATTTTTTAACATCATAACTGGTTTCGTCCCAGAGTACATGCATGCTGTCCTATTAGGTGTTGTTCGTCAGTTTATGACCCTGTGGTTTGACAGCTCATATCACTGCAAGCCATGGTATATTGGAACAAGAAAACAAGTCATTAGTAGTCGGTTGCTGTCACTTAAGCCCCCCAAGGAAGTCACACGTACTCCTTCTTCATTGGACAAGATAAGATTTTGGAAAGCTTCGGAATTTAAGAATTGGCTGCTTTACTACTCCTTTGCTGTTCTTCAAGGTGTCTTGCCCTCACAGTATCTAAACCACTGGTTGCTTTTGGTTTATGCTATGCATGTGCTCCTTATGAATAACATCTCACGGCAAGCTATACAAAAGGCTGATCTTGCTTTACATAAATTTGTGATACAAGTTGCACCGTTATATGGCAGAGAACACATCAGCTTTAATGTTCATCAGCTAACACATTTAGCTGATACTGTCAAGTTATGGGGTCCATTGTGGTGTATATCAGCATTTGCATTTGAAAGTAATAATCATAATCTCATGATGTATTTTCATGGTACCCAGTGTGTTCCTGAACAGATCTGCCGCACATTTCTCCTTTGGCGTTACATCTTTAGACAAACAATAACAGAGCAAAATAGTCTTGTTTTCCGTTACTGCAGGAGACTTACGGGAATGAGACAGGTAAAAAACCTGCTCATTTTAAACAATCTACATCTCTTTGGCACTCCAAAATTTCAACCACTGTCACCAAGCCAACTTGCTGCTATTAACCGAACATTTCACATTATCGTACTTCGTCCATTACAGTTCTTCAAAAGATTTTTACATGATGGCATTTTGTACACTTCTGATACGTACACAAAAATGCGAAAGCGCATTAATTCTACAGCGATGCTTCAGGATGGAAGCTTTTTGCGTATTCAGCATTTAGTTTTGCTGAGGGGTCATTGTGGCTGTGGATTTAGTGATTGTTCCTGCGCATCAATGCCTTTAATTCTGGGTCGTcctctcaaaaaacaaacaaaagcgcCATTCACAGACAGACAATTAAACTTTAGTATTGATTTTGTGACCGAGGTAACGGAGAGTCTCGAAACAATTGCGGTTCCGGTTTCATCactaaaaaacaaatgtgttttcatCAAGATTAGGGAAAAGCGGTATGTGATCCCAATTGTAAACACAATCGAAACAGACTAA